The Halorussus salinus genome includes a region encoding these proteins:
- a CDS encoding glycoside hydrolase family 13 protein, whose product MTDNSDSTDPDRAWWKEAVVYQVYPRSFNDSDGDGVGDLRGVVEKVPYLDDLGVDILWLSPVYDSPMHDNGYDIRDYRAIADEMGTMADWEDLRDALHERGMRLVMDLVVNHTSSQHEWFQKSRRRDEGYDEFYYWRDPDENGDPPNNWISLFGGSAWTYDDERDQYYLHLFDESQPDLNWRNPEVRERIYETIRWWMEKGVDGWRMDAISLISKEEGLPDTDLETDWFGAEFFNGPRIHEYIRELYDEALSDYDCVTIGETPGVTMEQAREYSRDGMDMLVHFDHMDVTYGPGGKWSIDHLDLDALAASDDPGDLLDEWDLRDLKEVMGKWQDGLESEGWNSLYLGSHDQARVVSRFGDDGEYHRESATLIATFLLTMRATPFVYQGDEIGMTNVEWESLEECRDVEAVGHARKLMDRYDCDFEDISSVVTHRSRDNARTPVQWSADETAGFTEGEPWIKVNDDADRINVEEARADSESVWHYYRELIELRGDEEVLVYGDYDLLFPDHEQIYAYTRTLADEDRADGRTTGERTDAERALVVLNWSEESARFELPDEVAVGDPRLLASNYDDTPADPTALDLRPYEATVYRLSSG is encoded by the coding sequence GTGACGGACAATTCGGACTCGACGGACCCCGACCGGGCGTGGTGGAAAGAGGCCGTCGTCTACCAAGTCTATCCGCGGAGTTTCAACGACTCGGACGGCGACGGCGTGGGCGACCTGCGCGGCGTGGTCGAGAAGGTGCCGTATCTGGACGACCTCGGCGTCGATATCCTGTGGCTCTCGCCGGTGTACGACTCGCCGATGCACGACAACGGCTACGACATCCGCGACTACCGGGCCATCGCCGACGAGATGGGCACGATGGCCGACTGGGAGGACCTTCGGGACGCGCTCCACGAGCGAGGCATGCGACTCGTGATGGACCTCGTGGTCAACCACACGAGTTCCCAACACGAGTGGTTCCAGAAGTCCCGGCGGCGCGACGAGGGTTACGACGAGTTCTACTACTGGCGCGACCCCGACGAGAACGGCGACCCGCCGAACAACTGGATTTCGCTGTTCGGCGGGTCGGCGTGGACCTACGACGACGAGCGCGACCAGTACTACCTCCACCTGTTCGACGAGAGCCAACCCGACCTCAACTGGCGCAATCCCGAGGTCCGCGAGCGAATCTACGAGACGATTCGCTGGTGGATGGAGAAGGGCGTGGACGGCTGGCGGATGGACGCCATCAGTCTCATCTCGAAGGAGGAGGGCCTGCCCGACACCGACCTCGAAACCGACTGGTTCGGCGCGGAGTTCTTCAACGGCCCGCGAATTCACGAGTACATCCGGGAACTCTACGACGAGGCTCTTTCGGACTACGACTGCGTGACCATCGGCGAGACGCCGGGCGTGACGATGGAGCAGGCCCGCGAGTACAGCCGCGACGGGATGGACATGCTCGTCCACTTCGACCACATGGACGTTACGTACGGGCCGGGCGGCAAGTGGAGCATCGACCACCTCGACCTCGACGCGCTCGCGGCGAGCGACGACCCCGGCGACCTGCTAGACGAGTGGGACCTCCGGGACCTCAAGGAGGTGATGGGTAAGTGGCAGGACGGCCTCGAATCCGAGGGCTGGAACAGCCTCTATCTGGGCAGCCACGACCAAGCGCGCGTCGTCTCGCGGTTCGGCGACGACGGCGAGTACCACCGCGAGTCCGCCACGCTCATCGCCACGTTCCTCCTGACGATGCGCGCGACGCCGTTCGTCTATCAGGGCGACGAAATCGGCATGACGAACGTCGAGTGGGAGTCGCTCGAAGAGTGCCGCGACGTGGAGGCCGTCGGCCACGCCCGGAAACTGATGGACCGGTACGACTGCGACTTCGAGGACATCTCGTCGGTCGTGACCCACCGAAGCCGGGACAACGCCCGCACGCCGGTCCAGTGGTCCGCCGACGAGACCGCGGGCTTCACCGAGGGCGAGCCGTGGATAAAAGTCAACGACGACGCCGACCGCATCAACGTCGAGGAGGCCCGCGCCGACTCCGAGTCGGTCTGGCACTACTACCGGGAACTCATCGAGTTGCGCGGCGACGAGGAGGTGCTGGTCTACGGCGACTACGACCTGCTGTTCCCTGACCACGAGCAGATTTACGCCTACACGCGGACACTGGCGGATGAAGACCGAGCAGACGGCCGAACCACCGGCGAGCGCACTGACGCCGAGCGCGCACTCGTCGTCCTGAACTGGTCCGAAGAATCCGCTCGCTTCGAGTTGCCCGACGAGGTGGCGGTCGGCGACCCGCGACTGCTGGCGAGCAACTACGACGACACGCCAGCGGACCCTACCGCGCTCGACCTGCGGCCCTACGAGGCGACCGTGTACCGACTCTCGTCGGGGTAG
- a CDS encoding cyclase family protein, translating to MLDGYQMHDLTQPWSQDTPAWPTYDNPKVWYEKSLDTEKVNGQKIEFMNHTGTHLDGEKHFVASGRDIESMGLDELVGDAVIADISDEVGDYDVYTSDMIEDAVDVREGDILFVHTGYQKYAWHREEADPHAFFCKHPGPNQEFADWCKEKNLNYLLLDCGSADHPMNTVIRDVRPELAREAREKHGVDDLDEIFPPEGYQLMHTELFPEGIVHVENAQVPEELLNERVQIGTFPWRFRGGESSVCRCVAFEET from the coding sequence ATGTTAGATGGATACCAGATGCACGACCTGACTCAGCCGTGGTCCCAAGACACGCCCGCGTGGCCGACCTACGACAACCCGAAGGTGTGGTACGAGAAATCGCTCGACACCGAGAAGGTCAACGGTCAGAAGATAGAGTTCATGAATCACACCGGCACCCACCTCGACGGCGAGAAGCACTTCGTCGCCAGCGGGCGGGACATCGAGTCGATGGGGTTGGACGAGTTGGTCGGCGACGCGGTAATCGCGGACATCTCCGACGAGGTGGGCGACTACGATGTCTACACCAGCGACATGATAGAAGACGCGGTGGACGTGCGCGAGGGCGACATCCTCTTCGTCCACACGGGCTACCAGAAGTACGCGTGGCACCGCGAGGAGGCCGACCCACACGCCTTCTTCTGCAAGCATCCCGGCCCGAATCAGGAGTTCGCCGACTGGTGCAAGGAAAAGAATTTGAACTACCTCCTGTTGGACTGCGGGAGCGCCGACCACCCCATGAACACCGTGATTCGGGACGTGCGCCCCGAGTTGGCCCGCGAGGCCCGCGAGAAACACGGCGTGGACGACTTGGACGAGATTTTCCCGCCGGAGGGCTACCAACTGATGCACACCGAGTTGTTCCCCGAGGGCATCGTCCACGTCGAGAACGCCCAAGTCCCCGAGGAGTTACTGAACGAGCGCGTCCAAATCGGCACCTTCCCGTGGCGGTTCCGCGGCGGGGAATCCTCGGTCTGTCGGTGCGTGGCGTTCGAAGAGACGTAA
- a CDS encoding type II toxin-antitoxin system VapC family toxin, whose translation MYVETDFLTALVKDDDWLREPAIRALEERDDVHTSILAYAEVLVLFYDRGRSEYEIDALRAISNLLELVPIRPDEHEEAVLAAAAFLDEYDLTPFDALHAGVVATSEGRVLSSEKDYDAVGLERTPLAGYGEK comes from the coding sequence ATGTACGTCGAGACGGATTTCCTGACGGCGTTGGTGAAAGACGACGATTGGCTCCGCGAACCCGCGATTCGAGCGCTCGAAGAACGCGACGACGTTCACACGTCGATTCTGGCGTACGCCGAAGTACTGGTGTTGTTCTACGACCGCGGACGGTCCGAGTACGAAATCGACGCACTGCGGGCCATCTCTAACTTACTTGAGTTGGTTCCCATCAGGCCCGACGAACACGAAGAGGCCGTTCTCGCCGCGGCCGCCTTTCTGGACGAGTACGATTTGACACCGTTCGATGCACTCCATGCCGGGGTCGTCGCAACCAGTGAGGGTCGTGTGCTGTCGAGCGAGAAGGATTACGACGCCGTCGGTCTCGAACGAACGCCGTTGGCGGGCTACGGCGAGAAGTGA
- a CDS encoding CoxG family protein: protein MMQFEGEFESDLPRDELWNYFTDPDVLAACAPGTDSITLESPHEVTATIAVGVGSVKPTFDVEMVVTETDRPSVLKMQMDGNASRNAFDAVAEMNLVENGDGGTTAEWSASTDVSGMIASMGQRALGSVTNKMVNDFFADLEAKAKEGEPAESKLEGKPDAEASLED, encoded by the coding sequence ATGATGCAATTCGAAGGCGAGTTCGAGTCAGACCTGCCCCGAGACGAACTGTGGAACTACTTCACCGACCCGGACGTACTCGCGGCGTGCGCGCCGGGCACCGACTCCATCACGCTGGAGTCGCCCCACGAGGTCACGGCGACCATCGCGGTCGGCGTCGGGAGCGTCAAGCCCACCTTCGACGTGGAGATGGTCGTGACCGAGACCGACCGGCCCTCGGTCCTGAAGATGCAGATGGACGGCAACGCCTCGCGCAACGCCTTCGACGCGGTGGCCGAGATGAATCTGGTCGAGAACGGCGACGGCGGCACGACCGCCGAGTGGTCGGCTTCGACCGACGTGTCGGGGATGATAGCGAGCATGGGCCAGCGCGCGCTCGGGAGCGTGACGAACAAGATGGTCAACGACTTCTTCGCGGACTTGGAGGCGAAAGCCAAGGAGGGCGAACCGGCCGAGTCGAAGTTAGAGGGCAAGCCGGACGCCGAGGCGTCGCTGGAAGACTGA
- a CDS encoding AbrB/MazE/SpoVT family DNA-binding domain-containing protein, protein MSKSTDERGRIYLPKEVRKRFGERYRIVELPSHVALFPVDEDPLEGLRDAVGDAFEGADAADLKRETREAITREVQEEAESRTKTEE, encoded by the coding sequence ATGTCGAAATCGACGGACGAACGCGGTCGCATCTATCTCCCGAAGGAAGTACGTAAGCGGTTCGGCGAGCGATACCGAATAGTCGAACTCCCCAGCCACGTCGCTCTCTTCCCCGTAGACGAAGACCCGTTGGAAGGGCTTCGAGACGCGGTCGGCGACGCGTTCGAGGGAGCCGACGCAGCCGACTTGAAACGAGAGACGCGCGAGGCTATCACTCGGGAAGTCCAAGAGGAAGCCGAGAGTCGAACGAAGACCGAGGAGTGA
- a CDS encoding FAD binding domain-containing protein, with the protein MKPAPFEYHRPTTVAEAADLLAEHSDAELLAGNQSLGIVMANRLATPDLLVDLNTVEDLEYVEEREDAIAIGAMTTHRTIERSELLAEKLPMLPEAAEQIAGPSVRNRGTLGGSLGEADPAGNYPAALVALDATLEVVSADDERELPVSDYFIAYMFTDLAEDEIITAAEVPTDPFPPERTGMAFLELKPTAQTWPTVSAATAIRVDDPDAEESEIEEARLALANAADVPLRVEEAERAVEGEPLSEETLAAAAEAATAAASPEDEMHADSEFKVEVAGEYARRSLSLSYDRATGAETDTPTDHHP; encoded by the coding sequence ATGAAACCGGCCCCGTTCGAATACCACAGACCGACGACCGTCGCCGAAGCCGCCGACCTGCTGGCCGAGCATTCGGACGCCGAACTGCTCGCTGGCAACCAGTCGCTGGGCATCGTGATGGCGAACCGACTGGCGACGCCCGACCTCCTCGTTGACTTGAACACCGTCGAAGACTTGGAGTACGTCGAGGAGCGCGAGGACGCGATCGCAATCGGCGCGATGACCACCCATCGAACTATCGAGCGTTCCGAGTTGCTGGCCGAGAAACTGCCGATGCTCCCCGAGGCCGCCGAGCAGATAGCCGGGCCGAGCGTCCGGAACCGCGGGACGTTGGGCGGGAGTCTGGGCGAGGCCGACCCCGCGGGGAACTACCCCGCCGCGCTGGTGGCGCTCGACGCGACGCTCGAAGTCGTCTCGGCCGACGACGAGCGCGAACTCCCCGTCTCGGACTACTTTATCGCGTACATGTTCACCGACCTCGCGGAGGACGAGATTATCACCGCCGCCGAGGTGCCGACCGACCCGTTCCCGCCCGAGCGCACCGGGATGGCGTTCCTCGAACTCAAGCCGACCGCCCAGACGTGGCCGACCGTCAGCGCCGCGACGGCGATTCGGGTGGACGACCCCGACGCCGAGGAGTCAGAAATCGAGGAGGCCCGCCTCGCGCTGGCGAACGCCGCGGACGTGCCCCTGCGGGTCGAGGAGGCCGAGCGAGCGGTCGAAGGCGAACCGCTCTCCGAGGAGACGCTGGCGGCCGCGGCGGAGGCGGCGACGGCGGCGGCCAGCCCCGAGGACGAGATGCACGCCGACAGCGAGTTCAAAGTCGAGGTCGCGGGCGAGTACGCGCGGCGCTCGCTGTCACTATCCTACGACCGAGCGACCGGCGCGGAGACCGACACCCCCACCGACCACCACCCATGA